The nucleotide sequence TCCCTTCTATCTAGTCTCATTATGAGTAAAACACCTTGCTTGATTGTGAGGCCTGACTTAATGAGGACAATAACGTATAAAGTAGTCCTATTTTACTTATGAGGAAATAAGTCTGGAAAAGTTAAGAAACTTGTTGCAGGTCGCACAGCCAGTAAGTACTAAAAGTCAAGCCTTACGACTCAAAGTCAGAATGTCTCCATCTCCTGCCAGCCACCTCCAATATTCAGCTGTGGTCTATTTACTAAAATAATACCCAGTTATAGTCACGGCAGCAGGTTTGTCCAGGGAATGGGCTCCAGAAAACGGTATTTTTGCTACTTTCCATTGACTGGTATCTCTATAATTACTTCTTCTAAGCCTACCTTTGAGCCTCCGAGCCAGTTCCTGGGTGAAGAGAATGTTAGCTAGCTTGCTATGACAGTAGGCCAGACCCGCATGGTAGAATTTCTCGCCCTGAAGGTTATGGAAGTGGATCCTTCCCAGGTGATGTGCTAGGGAAGACACATTCACTATCCTTGATGGGGCCGATTCCTTCAGCTTCTCTAGCAGCAGATGGGTCAGGAGGAAGTGACCTATGGGAAAAACTAGAATTAACAGAGTTCAGGGCCAATGCCAGGGTGAAGGGAGTCATAGTGAGCCCTGGAAAGAGCACAGGAACAAGGCTTTTTGCCTTATTAATTCATTATAAACTGCAGAACAAGCTCAGGGAGGGTTTGGGGAAATAGGACAGCCATCTctccacggggggggggggggggggctggattATGTGAATATGAACTCTTGTCTCCTTCCAACTTGGATTAATAATACTCTTTAAGAGCAAGCAGCCTCTGCCTGATGCTGGTCATAAGGTTCCCCACAAAGAAAGCAACACAGCCCCCAGTCCAATGAAGCTGTTCAAAAAGGCCCCAAGGTAAGTTGAATCTGGATCGCAAATTAAAAAGTGGGTGGCACCTCGAGGAGGCCTAAGTTTATCTCTGAGCTATCACAGAAGGACCAGAGTATTCACTATCCACTTATGGTCTCTTAGGGCCCAGAGGCAGCTCAGTCTGACCCCTAGGTTTTCCAAGATGAACTTTAAGCTGCTTCTAGTTTGGTGATGAGACCAGATTTCTTACCCAAGTGGTTGACTCCCATGTGCATCTCAAAGCCATCTGCTGTCTTAGAGTAGGGACACATCATCACTCCTGCGTTGTTGATCAAAATGTGTAGATGTTTCTCCTCTGCAGGGGAAGAGGAGATGTGATGGGGAAGCAGCCAGCCACAGCAGTTACATCTGAGAAATCTGCCTTACATCCGGGATTTGAAAATGGGGATGCATAACTTACTTTAATCTTCCTCCATTTCTCCTTCATATGTGGTTTGTatcatttttcattgtttaagACTTTCATTGTTTACCTACTACAGAGCAAAATTCCATCTTACACAACCAAGTTGCCTTTCCGATCTTTCCATTTAAGGAGCTACTCACTCACTGCTTTGGGGGAAAATGTTCTGTTCACCTCTCCTAGTAGAAGGACTTCCCAAGGTGAATCAGAAGAGTCAAAGCAAGAACCAACAGGCTGTTCTGTACACACCCCGTGCCACTGGAGAACTCCAAAAGGTGCCAAAAGAAATACTGGCTTCAACTCTTTGTTGCATCTGGCAACTCTTATTTTCTCACGTAATTTGTAATTTCTAACTATGAGCTCATATCTATAGACATTTTTTACCTTGGGAGGCCAAGATCCATGTGTTGTGAGGGGTTATGCCTACAGAGTACTCTTGGGTCTGATTTTGATGTGTTACTACAGGGTTTTATGTTAGCTCCTCAGCTCAAGATTCTTACACTGATGATGTAATAAATTCTCCCCCCCACAGATGATGCCAACTTGAGGTTCTAATATCTTGCAGTTGACTCTCTAACCACCATGTCCTAAAGAGAAGATAAACTTCTTTGCCATGTCTTGGATCTGAtggcctacttttttttttaagcccccaTACCATGGACCTGATGAGTTTTTGTGAGCCTCAACCTTATGGAAGCCCAAGATACAGCTCCCCACTCTCAGGGCCTGAGGCctcattctcctttccttgtGAGGTTTTTGGCTTTAGTTCTTATGCACTGCTATGACTCTTTAAACTCCTTTTTTTGTTGCTGCTTCTTGAGGATTCCCTCTTGCTATTAAGGAGTTCAGCTATGaatgaaattttttattataatttatctaGTAATTCTATGTATTAAAGAGAAGGCTCTTTTCCTTTAACCAAGACTGCCATGTTGATTGCAAGATCAACAACATAATCTCCAGTTCTGTACTTACCTGCTAAGAAGTCTTTAGCAAAGGCTCGAATAGATTTCGTATCAGCCAAGTCCAGTTTCCGCACGAATACCTGTTGATTCCCCGTTATGAGCTGGATCTCTCTGGCTACTGATTCCCCCTTTTGCACATCCCGGCATGCTAAATACACACGGGCACCTGTcaacaaatacataaaagagACACACTGTCAGCTCTGCTTTTGAGTGGACACTATAGACCTACAGACTTATAAATgtcattttctactttaaaaaaaaaagttttattaatttatttgacagagatcacaagtaggcagagaggcaggcagagaaagagagggggaagcgggctctctgcgatgcagggctcgatcccaggacactgagatcatgacctgagccgaaggcagaggcttaacccactgagccacccaggtgcccctacatttttttttttaatgggaatttTATGCCTACTTCATGACAGGGGTATTtgatgaacaacaacaacaacgaaagaaaaataaaccaaaatacgAAGTGTCCATTATACAGAGAGCATTATACTAGGTTCAGAGCAGTGAATCTGTGGGACACTTGTAAAGTTCTTGAATTCCAAGACTGGGAGGGAGTAATAAGCATCCCCCGCATCCCCTTGTGAGGGATAAAATGGCAGGAGTAGGAGGGAATTAGAAGCAGATGAGCTTGCCTCTTTGAGCCAGTTCTTTGGCTGTCTCCTTTCCAATGCCCGTGTTGGCTCCAGTGACCACAGCTACCTTCCCAGGAAGCTGGACAGTTGATGTACACATCCCACTACACAGCATTTTCCTGTAGAGAAGGAGAGCTCATCAGTTCTTCGTTCCTGTCTTAGCCAGAGGTTCCTGTAACTACCATGTCTTCCAATCCCAAGACTAGAGTTTGCTTTGGTTCTTTCTAGTGCTGTCATTTTATAGATTTAAGGAAGACTGAAGAAAAATTTTCTGCTCTTGCTCAAGGGCTTTTGCTCAAacattttctgcttctctcttgggAACAAAAACGATTCTATTTTAAGGGCAAACCTTAGAGCTGCCCCCTGCAGTACAAGAACTGGGTAAGTATTTGATTATCCAGGCACCTGGCTTCAATTTGAGCCCTTTGACAGGCTTAGGGAATCATAAGACTCAGCCTAGAAGAAGCAAGAACTGGTCCACTTACGACAATCTGTCCATAACTGGCACTTTTTGGCCTTGATTTGCAGCTAATCCAatacaaaaagttaaaattatggAAGTTTGTTTGCTGCAGTAAAGCAAACAGaaacacgcacatacacacaattaaaaataagacaaagaaaagacaTAAATCAGTACCAAcaggagctgggatttgagtCCTGGTTTAATTAGTGTCCTTGTTCCTAAGCACGCCACTCCCcttcttttccaaagaaatgaatGCACAAACAGGGATTAGCATATCtcagattgttctttttttcttctctgcaaaTTTCAAGACTCAAGTTAAAAGAATCTGTTGACCAGGAGATGCACTTTTAAAGAGCATTTCAGCCTTCTTCATTGAACTGGGAGTCGCAAGGCACACACTCCTAGCCACTAAAACTACCTGCTTAGGGCACACAAGTCCGTAAGGAAGCAAACTGGTGCTCATCAAAAGATATCTTCCTCCTTAGAGAACAAGCCTCCCTGCTCAGTTTTTCACATCCTTTCAGGGTTCGCTCCAGGAGCGACAACATATCAGTATCTCTACtgagttctttcttctctttaccaACAGgatgaaagaaacaatcaactaTGAAAAATCCAGCTCTAGGCTAGCTCCCCTGAGCTAGCCAAGTGGCTGAGGAGTATAAAGGTTGCAGTAAAAATCTTCCTGAGAAAAATCTCGCAGCGGTGTGAGCACTATTTTCAGTTCAGGCTTAACTTTTCACTGAGATTCTATTTGGGTAAAAGGATCTTGTGgtgcaaagaaatacaaagcgTTCTCATCTGAGTGGGAGCACTAGGCGttcagaagggaggaaaaataaaagtaaaagaggaGCGCGAGGGTGGATGGTGaccacgcccccgccccccgcccccgaggAAGGACTGTCTCTTCTGTCTCCCGTTCACCGTCACTACTGGTGATTTACTCAGAACCAATCAGCAGGCGCCCATAGTGCAGCTCTTCTCCGATTCTCTGCCGCACTTAGCCAGCCATTGGCTGATTTGTCACCAGGTCCGGGACCACGACCCTCATTCCTCTCGGCCTCACCCCCAAACCCTGGGCATGATTCAGGTCCCCCAGATACTCCTGCTCTGAAGGCACAATGCGGCTCATGATGAAACCCTTCCGTTTCTTTCCTCTACAACATCCGCCCAGAAAAAAGGCGAATCTATCTGCAACAAGAGAGCAAGCAACGGGCCGGCAAACCGCACGATTCCCACCGACAGAGTTTCAGAGAGCAAAAGGTCGAATCGCTCCACCGTACTTCAAGGCTGGAAGCAAGACGATAGATAGGGCTGGTTCAAGGCGTGGGAGCTAAGGGGAAAATGAGTGTTAAGGTCCACACCCCACTTTAGGGTCTGAAATCTCCCAATGCTGATAACTTAAGGGTCTGAGGGTAGCCTTGCACTCAGGGTTCTCTCGAGCAGAAAGCAAGGGTTTCTGAGACGAAAATAATGATCGGGAGAAAGAGAGTCAGGTGAGCCGGACTACAGCCCCTTCCCACCGCCTGGGGTCTCCTGATCTCGTTCCCCTGTATCCAGGACAGCTGAACCTCCTCCAACCAATCGAACATCCGGCCTCGACCTACTTGGAAAGCCCCCAgggattttccttttccttcttctggaaACAGAGGTTCGGTGAGGATTAGCGTCCTCCTGAATTCTTCTCAAGAGAAGGCAATACATTTGCACAGACCTGATTTGGGGTGCAGCGATGTACAGGAAAAGGGGtagaaggaggagcaggagcagcaggaCCCCGATCATCATGCCGGACGGCTGCGGTGTGTCTAGATAGGAGCGGAGCGAGATGCCCCAGCAGCGCTCGAGGACCGTGCGGCTCCTCCCAGACACGCCCTAATCTTAGTACTGCAGCCCAGCGAGCAAAGccgtctgggaaatgtagtccgcAGCTTGTGCTGGAGGGCGCTGCTCCCAGCCGCTCGAGCAAAGCGGACACGCAACAAATCCCCAACTATTTAGTTTCTAGGCCTTCTAGGATCGTCCAGCTTTCCCACAGCCCTCTGGCCACCACGGTTGTCATGAAACCTCCCTAGTCCTCTAGCTCTTGGTGCCCAATTCCAGATCCTGGTTAAGTTTTCCCTTATCATAGTGCAACAGTTACCGCATTGTTCCTCCTGGAGATCAAAGATTGGCGTCTGGGGAGTGTTATGAGGCTGATTACGCAGGAGAGGAGCCGTTGGAGTCTGACAGTTGGGAAGGAAGTAGGGAGGTGGGAATCCTTCCTCCTTAGAGATTCCTTCATTCCAGGGGAGTGTAAGCAACCCAACCCTGAAGAAATATCCAGGAGAATCGCTTTATTGTGTCTGTTTTGTATTATAATGCTTTCATCATTTTCCTGTTGCTTGAGTGTTAATTGATAATAGACCATGGTTCTCCTGGTGACTTGGATTAGATATGTTAATTCCCAGGGTGGCCATGAATTTCCCAGATTAGTACAGTTGGTTTTGCTTACTCGTGAGAGTCTGTAATCCTGTCTTGAATTAAGGCCATGGAAATTCTTTGAGAACAAAAAGTTTCCCTGTTCAATTATTCCTTCCCGCTTTGCCAGCTGAGGCTTATATCTAGCTTCCAAGAGGTAAAGGTAGAGGATGTTTTAACAAGTCAATAACTGGATAATTCATTTCCATTTGATGGAAAAACATGTTCCAAGTtcaatttaaatgaatatatcttACAGAAATTGAAGAGGTTTCCTTCACACAGTACAAATTTTTACTGATTTAACGTTAGATTGTCTAATAATCatcagattttgtcaaatgctcatTGTGGTACCTAATATATGTATAGGCTTTTACACCTTTTACACCTTTATTAAAAGCCTTTCATGTGTTTTGTACCTTATTCgttcacttattcatttgacgAATGTGCTCTTCCTACAGTGTACGAGGCACTGAACTCaggatcagcagggagccagcaAAAATGACCACTGCCCTCTCAAAGCTTGTGGCATGTCAGGGAGGAACTTTATGTGATCACCCTGAATAAACCGTGATGAGGATTATGAGGGAAAATAAAGGTTTGGGAGGTCTTAGCCTGAAGCTCCTCCTGGTCTGGAGGTCAGGAAAagcttctttgaagaaatgcatTTGATCTGAGGCCTGAGGGAAGGTCAGGAGTTAGTGCGCAACATACAGATGAAAGTTCtctgagcagagggaagagtCCACTGGagagctcagagtcagagaaagcaggagcactAGGACAGTGGAAAACATTGgtctaggggcgcctaggtggctcagtgggttaaagtctctgccttcagctcgggtcatgatcccagggtcctgggattgagcctgcttccccctctctctctgcctccctctctgcctacttgtgatctcgatctgtcaaataagtaaataaaatcttaaaaaaaaaaaaaagaaaagaaaacattggtcTAGCTGTGGCACAGAGGTAAAAGGGATTGCTAGAAAGAAATGACAATAGCCAATGTCTAAATggtgcttattatgtgccagacccTGTCCAAGTGCTATTAACTACCTTAATTCCCATAATagctacaattttttttctattttatagacaaggatATTGAGCCAACAGCGAGGTTAAATAAATTATCCCAGTCCGtggtggcagaactgggattcaaaCTTAAGAAGGATATATCCAGGCTCTGTGCCCTGGATAAAGGCCATATTGCCCAAAGAGGAGGCTGGACACCTCCCCGTATGTCTGTGCTTTTGCACATCCACACAAAATTTGCATGCAATTTTATTCAGAGAATCTAGATTAAAAACCATCGGTTAAACCCACTAACGAAAGATGAGTAAGCAAACGACCGACCGGCTTAGAGAAGCTATGACaaaagcagaggggagggtgtTGGGGAGCACTAACATTGTGGAGTAGGTAGAGGAAGGTGAGCCTGAAAATGGACAGCGACAAAGGGACAGAGAGGTTGGTGAGGGGTTAGAATGGGTTCAATGGGATTAGAGAAGCCACACAGTAATTTGAACAGGAAGAGTTTAATATCAAGAATTATGAAACCTAACGGGATTGGAGAAATGAGGAACTGGCTAGTATAGGggttattaaattttttctttttctttttaagattttatgaatttgtcagagagagagagaacacaagcaggaggagggcaggcagaaaaagaagcagactcccctctgagcaggaaacctgaggcGTGAtttcatcccatgaccctgggatcatgacctgagctgaaagcagatgtttaactgactgagaaacccaggcatccctaaatgtTTTTCGTACAGAAacaatattttaggctttggagACATCTGGTCTCTGCTGCAACCGCTCAGTTGTGCTATTGCAGCGTAAAAGCAGCTTTAAACGATGTGTAGTTGAATGAGCATATTCCAGTAAAACTTATTTACAAAACAGGCATTGGGCTGGATTTAGCCCATGGTTTGTCAACCTGTGTGATAGGAAGAAGTAAAGAGAACTCTCAAGAAGATTAAAAGAgcagataaaaatataatatattaaaaatgtaatcacagatataatagaaataatacaacataatataaaatagcCAATACTTAGGGCTGAGAGCGAGCCCCCGAGGAAGAGATGGCTTTGCTCCTAGACCTTGCTGGAGAGGGACAGGTAGAGAGTGTACTGAAGGGCAGAGAGGTTGCTGGACACCTACTGTTAGGTGTCAGGGGAAGCTGTCCACAGGGAGATGTCTCACGGAAGGAGCTCTGTTACAAAACACTGACAAGGAAGCTGCTGGCCACTGAGTGCTGATAGGGAAAGTGTGTGCCCCGCGGGAGCTCAGCCAGCAAACCCCTTTCCTCCTGCAATGTCTCACCCAAGTTTAACATCATGCCAGATggcaaagaaaaacacatttcaagGGTCCATTTCTACTATCACAGAGCAGGCGAAAAGGATGACTTGTTGCTGACAGGCAATGAATCGATAACTGGCATGGGAGGGAAGCTGGGGACTGGTGTAATAGAACACGTTAACAAGGCATctcaagggggcacctgggtggctcagtgggttaagctgctgccttcggctcaggtcatgatctcggggtcctgggatcgagtcccgcatcgggctctctgctcagcagggagcctgcttccctctctctctctgcctgcctctccatctacttgtgatttctctctgtcaaataaataaataaaatctttaaaaaaaaaaaaaaaaaaaaaaaaacaaggcatcTCAAGAAGTAGCACTTAtggcaccaaaagcatgatccaaagaacaaattgataagttgggactacatcaaaattaagaaattccTCTCTTTGAAAGATAATGAAAAGAAACTAAAtctggggagaaaatatttgcaaatgacatacctgataaagtatttgtagtcagattttttttaacccccaGCTCCGGATTAAGAAAATAACTCCGTTTTTTAAACTGTCAAGTGATTTGAACAGTATATCGCCCCCAAAAGATGCACAGATGGCTAATTAGCACAgcaaaaaatgctcaatatcataAATTATTAAGGGTAAgcagattaaaaccacaataaaatgcCACCCCACATTTACTatagtggctaaaataaaaaaggctgACCATACCAAGAACTGAggagaatgtggagcaactgcAATTGTCACACACCACTTTTGAGAATATAAAATCTGCAACCACTTTGGAACaaagtttgtcatttttttaagaagttatatgttgggcgcctgggtggctcagtgggttaaaacctctgccttcagctcaggtcatgatcccggggtcctgggaatgagccccacatcgggctctctgctcggtagggagtctgcttcttcctctctctctgcctgcctttctgcctacttgtgatctctgtcaaataaataaataatcttaaaaaaaaaaaaagttgtatgtcAGTTAAACTGTAcctatcttatttttccttggtaattcccaagagaaattaaagtttatttatacAAAGACTGGCTTGTGAATGATCCTGATGGCTTTATTTGCCATGatcaaaaacaggaaacaatccaaatgtccagcAACAAGTTGAACAGATAAACAAGAGGTTCTATATGCACACGTGAAATAGGTATTACTCAGAAATAAGGACTAGACTTCCAACACACACAGCAGCCTGAATGAATCTCCAAGTAATTATGTTGAATGACAGAAGCCAGACAAAAAGTGTGCAtattatgtgattccatttacataaaattctagaaaatgcaaaatggGGATTATAGATTGTGGTGATTGAAAGCAGATCActgtctgggacacctgggtggctcagttggttaaacatctgcctttggctcaggtcttgatctcagggtcctgggactaagccctgcctcaggctccctgctcagccgggaatctgcttctccctctgcccccaccattcacactcttcctctctctctctctctcctgaagaaataaacaaaatcataaaaaagaaaaaaaagaaggaaagaaagagagagagaaagaaaacactctttctggggatgggaggaagaggagggggataGGAAGGTTTTACCAAGGAATATGAGGAAGCTTTGGGGGGTGATGGACATGACATGTTCATTGTCTTAACTGTGGTGATAGTTTCATGAGTGTATACAAAGatcaaaactcatcaaagtgtatactttatttttttaaaaaaattatttatttatttgagagacagtggtcacaagtaggcagagaggcaggcagagagagagcgaggaagcaggctccctgccaagcagagagccctatgcgggctcaatcccaggaccttgagatcatgacctgagccgaaggctgaggctttcaCCCATTGAGCTACTCAAAACCACACTTTGGGCGGCCCCAAAGTGTATACTTTAAACATGTGCAGATTATTGCATATCAATTACacatcaataaagctgttaaaaataagaGGTATACAAGTAGGCTACACTACTGAAAGGTCAAGAAACATAAGAACTGAAATGTGTCTAACAGATGCAGCATAATATTAAGGACTGGTGACGTTTCAGAGATGTGGTGGGTGGAAGCCTGATTGGAGTGGAGTAGGCTGAGGGGTGAGTGTAAAGTAAGGAAAATGAAGCCAACTCTATCAAggtaggaaggagagaagaggttCCTATCAGAAGGGCGAGGTGGAATGGtaggagcatttaaaaaaaaaaaagatttatttattttattattttttaaaagattttatttattatttatttgacagggatcacaagtaggcagggaggcaggcagagagagaggagggagcaggctccctgccgagcagagagcccaatgcgggactcgatcccaggaccctgagatcatgacctgagccgaagacagaggcttaacccactgagccacccaggtgctcctaaaaagatttatttatttattttagagagagaaagagcaggagcaggaggtgggagagaaagagaatcccaagcagattccctgctgagccctagccccccccccccgccccggggcttgatcccacaaccctgagattatgacctgagccaaaaccgaaagtctgatgcttaacccactgagtccccaggtgcccctgtaggaACATTTCTACAGAGCACAGAGAAGAAAGATGAATGAGGACATAGAAGATAAATGACAAAGTAAGTTCCCCCAGAAAGCAGAAGACGATGAGATGGAGACAAATTCATCttagaaggagagaaagataTGTTGagcacaaattcaaaaagatttatgAGCTTGGTAGCGGAATATTGAGGAATTGTCCTTCTCATGGTCcctatttgtatgtgtgtgtccatgtgaaGAGGCTAGGACATATGCGGAACCTGAGAGTGTAGGCAAGAAGAGTAAGAAGAGTAGCAAacatggagcgcctgggtggctcagtgggttaatcctctgccttcggctcaggtcatgatctcagggtcctaggatcgagcccctcatggggctctctgatcggcggggggcctgcttcctcctctctgcctgtgtctctgcctacttgcgatctctgtctgtcaaataaataaatgaaatcttaaaaaaaaaaaaaaagaagagtagcaAACATGTGAGATAATCGTTGTAGAGACTAGGTCAGTGGGATTAAGGAAATAAAGAATGGATGGTTTAACTGGAGGCCCTGGGTGATGCCAGTGGCTGTATATTATAACAGCATCAACAAGGAAGGTAATGTGATTTTTCTGTAGCAGCTCTCACCAGTCAGCCTCACAAAGCAGACAGATGGATAGTTCATTGAGAGTTGGGGTTTTCTCAGACTCTAGGGACAGAGAGACAAGCCAGGAGACTGAGGGGATTGTCAAGAGAATGACTAAAGTGAGGAGTGTGGAGTCTTGGTAGGATAATTTGAGGAAGTGACGGCAGTTGGGGGCTATAATGATCTGTAGGGCCTCCTGGGTCTAAAGAGCTAACGCATTGGGATTCACCCCACCAGAGAGCTAGGTGAGTAGGAGGTCCCTTAAGATGGTGGGGGGTAGGAGTATAGGAAGTTTGCGGTGGATGGTTCCAGGTGTTGACAGATGAGGGGCAGGGATGAGATAGGGAACGAGGTTCTTGGAGATGAGGAGATCAAGGGACTGAAGGTCCAGGGAATTGCTGGCTCAATGGAAGGTAATGAAGTCACCTATAACATTCGTGTTCAAGTCTCTGTGTAATtgtgtgttttcatttagttTGGAGATACACCTGGGAACAGAATTGCTAGATAATATGTTAACACtatgtttaaatgtttaaggAACTATGGGACCATTTCCCAAAGACgctatttcattttctattcctACCAGCACCATATGGGTtttcaatttctctacatccttgtcaatacTTGTTATTGTCTATTGGTTTTAGTCATCCTAATGGATGTGAGTATTGTCTCACTGTCAGTTTGATTTGCCTGAGGACTAATGATGCtaagcctctttttcttttttaagattttatttatttatttggcagagatatcacaagtaggcagagaggtaggcagggggagaagagtaagcaggctccctgctgagcagacagccccatgtggggctctatctcaggaccctgaaaccatgatctgagctgaaggcagccaccaaGTGCCCTGCTAAGCCTCTTTTAATGTATGtattggtcattttatttttggaaacatTTCCAGAGAGCTATGTCTATTCCGATCCTTTGCCCAGTTTTAATTGTGTTACTTActattttattgttgaataaagccaggatttggggggcgcctgagtagctctgtgggttaagcctctgcctttggctcgagtcatggtctcagggccctgagatcgagtatcacatggggctctctgttcagcggggagcctgcttccccttctccccctgcctacctctctgcctacttgtgatctctctctgacaaataaataaataaaatctttaaaaaaaaaaaaaaaagccaggattTTGGACCCAGGAAGTGTAGCCCTGAATGAGGGTTTAACTCTCACGTTCTCTTGTTTCTTCCTATGCATCATGGTTACAAAGTGgtacagattttgttttattactaTTTACTCTATGTAAGAAGTCaaataaaaaggcatttaaaagcTGGAAAACATAGTTTCTCTTAGAGGTGATAACTGTCTTGTTTTGGGACAATACCTTAATAGA is from Mustela lutreola isolate mMusLut2 chromosome 7, mMusLut2.pri, whole genome shotgun sequence and encodes:
- the RDH11 gene encoding retinol dehydrogenase 11 isoform X2, yielding MRKMLCSGMCTSTVQLPGKVAVVTGANTGIGKETAKELAQRGARVYLACRDVQKGESVAREIQLITGNQQVFVRKLDLADTKSIRAFAKDFLAEEKHLHILINNAGVMMCPYSKTADGFEMHMGVNHLGHFLLTHLLLEKLKESAPSRIVNVSSLAHHLGRIHFHNLQGEKFYHAGLAYCHSKLANILFTQELARRLKGSGVTAYSVHPGTVKSELIRHSSFMKWMWWLFSFFIKTPQQGAQTSLYCALTEGLEILNGHHFSDCSVAWVSAQARNETIARRLWDVSCDLLGIPME
- the RDH11 gene encoding retinol dehydrogenase 11 isoform X1, which encodes MMIGVLLLLLLLLPLFLYIAAPQIRKMLCSGMCTSTVQLPGKVAVVTGANTGIGKETAKELAQRGARVYLACRDVQKGESVAREIQLITGNQQVFVRKLDLADTKSIRAFAKDFLAEEKHLHILINNAGVMMCPYSKTADGFEMHMGVNHLGHFLLTHLLLEKLKESAPSRIVNVSSLAHHLGRIHFHNLQGEKFYHAGLAYCHSKLANILFTQELARRLKGSGVTAYSVHPGTVKSELIRHSSFMKWMWWLFSFFIKTPQQGAQTSLYCALTEGLEILNGHHFSDCSVAWVSAQARNETIARRLWDVSCDLLGIPME